A genome region from Dickeya dadantii NCPPB 898 includes the following:
- a CDS encoding class I adenylate cyclase, translating into MYFYIETLKQRLDAINQLRVDRALEAMKPAFQQVYSLLPVLLHHHHPLMPGYLEGKVPHGICLFSPDEKQQHYLDSVELRWGELSAPDRKGELPITGVYSMGSTSSIGQSCSSDLDIWVCHQSWLDNEERQRLQQKCSLLEKWAAGQGVDVSFFLMDENRFRHNESGSLGGEDCGSTQHILLLDEFYRTAVRMAGKRILWNMVPVEEEAHYDEFVLSLYARGALAPNEWLDLGGLSALSAEEYFGASLWQLYKSIDSPYKAVLKTLLLEAYSWEYPNTRLLSSEIKARLHKGEIVSFGLDPYCMMLERVTQYLDAINDQTRLDLVRRCFYLKVCEKLSRERACTAWRRQILTQMVQAWGWSDERLVMLDNRANWKIGQVREAHNELLDAMMQSYRNLIRFARRNNLSVSASPQDIGVLTRKLYAAFEALPGKVTLVNPQISPDLSETNLTFIYVPAGRANRSGWYLYNQAPSMDAIISHQPLEYNRYLNKLVAWAYFNGLLTSSTRLHIKGHELCDIARLQELVSDVSSHFPLRVAAPTPKALYSPCEIRHLAIIVNLEHDPTAAFRNQVVHFDFRQLDVFSFGQQQQCLVGSIDLLYRNSWNEVRTLHFSGEQAMLEALKTILGKMHQDAALPESLEVFCYSQHLRGLIRTRVQQLVSECIELRLSSTRQEPGRFKAVKVAGETWGLFFERLSVSAQKLENAVEFYGAISNNKLQGLPVQVETNHIHLPPVVDGVASEGIIQFFFEDQHDNQGFNIYILDESNRVEVYHHCEGSKEELVRDVSRFYSSSHDRFTYGSSFINFNLPQFYQIVQLDGRTQVIPFRSSALSHLCVTPSSEDKKNLVLSQRLQML; encoded by the coding sequence TTGTACTTCTACATCGAGACACTGAAGCAAAGACTGGATGCGATCAACCAACTGCGTGTGGATCGTGCTCTGGAAGCAATGAAACCCGCTTTTCAGCAGGTTTACAGTCTTTTGCCAGTTTTATTACATCATCATCACCCGCTGATGCCTGGCTATCTGGAAGGCAAGGTTCCGCACGGCATTTGTCTTTTCTCCCCCGATGAAAAACAACAGCACTATCTCGACAGCGTGGAGTTGCGCTGGGGTGAGCTGTCTGCGCCGGATCGCAAGGGCGAACTGCCGATCACCGGCGTCTATTCCATGGGCAGCACCTCGTCCATCGGGCAGAGCTGCAGTTCCGATCTCGACATCTGGGTCTGCCACCAATCATGGTTGGATAACGAAGAGCGTCAGCGGCTGCAGCAGAAGTGCTCGCTGCTGGAAAAATGGGCAGCCGGGCAAGGCGTAGACGTCAGTTTCTTCCTGATGGATGAAAACCGCTTCCGCCATAACGAGAGCGGCAGCCTCGGCGGCGAGGATTGCGGCTCCACCCAGCATATCCTGTTGCTGGACGAATTTTACCGTACCGCGGTACGCATGGCGGGCAAGCGCATTCTGTGGAACATGGTGCCGGTGGAAGAGGAAGCCCACTATGATGAATTCGTGCTTTCCCTGTATGCCCGCGGCGCGTTGGCGCCGAACGAATGGCTGGATTTGGGCGGGCTGAGCGCGCTGTCGGCGGAAGAGTACTTTGGCGCCAGCCTGTGGCAGTTGTATAAAAGTATCGACTCGCCCTACAAGGCGGTGCTGAAAACCCTGCTGCTGGAAGCCTACTCCTGGGAATACCCCAATACCCGCCTGTTGTCGAGCGAGATCAAAGCACGCCTGCATAAAGGCGAGATCGTTTCCTTCGGGCTGGATCCCTACTGCATGATGCTGGAGCGCGTGACCCAGTATCTGGACGCGATCAATGACCAGACCCGGCTGGATCTGGTGCGTCGCTGTTTCTACCTCAAAGTGTGCGAGAAGCTTTCCCGCGAGCGCGCCTGCACCGCCTGGCGCCGCCAGATCCTGACGCAAATGGTGCAGGCATGGGGATGGAGCGACGAGCGGTTGGTAATGCTGGATAACCGCGCCAACTGGAAAATCGGGCAGGTGCGCGAAGCACACAACGAACTGCTGGATGCGATGATGCAGAGCTATCGCAACCTGATTCGTTTCGCCCGCCGCAATAATTTGAGCGTCAGCGCCAGCCCGCAGGATATCGGGGTGCTGACCCGCAAGCTGTATGCCGCTTTCGAGGCGTTGCCGGGCAAGGTGACGCTGGTGAACCCGCAGATTTCGCCCGACCTGTCGGAAACGAATCTGACCTTTATCTACGTTCCGGCGGGGCGCGCCAACCGTTCCGGCTGGTACCTGTACAATCAGGCGCCGTCGATGGACGCCATCATCAGCCATCAGCCGCTGGAATATAACCGCTATCTCAACAAACTGGTGGCCTGGGCGTATTTCAACGGCCTGCTGACGTCATCCACCCGTTTGCATATCAAAGGGCACGAACTGTGCGATATCGCCCGGCTGCAGGAACTGGTATCGGATGTGTCCAGCCACTTCCCGCTGCGTGTGGCGGCTCCCACCCCGAAAGCGCTGTACAGCCCGTGCGAAATCCGTCATCTGGCGATCATCGTCAACCTGGAGCATGACCCGACGGCGGCGTTCCGCAATCAGGTGGTGCATTTTGATTTCCGTCAGTTGGACGTCTTTAGCTTTGGTCAGCAGCAGCAGTGTCTGGTCGGCAGTATCGATTTGTTGTACCGCAATTCCTGGAATGAAGTGCGCACCCTGCATTTCAGCGGCGAGCAGGCGATGCTGGAAGCGCTGAAAACCATTCTTGGCAAAATGCATCAGGACGCCGCGCTGCCGGAGTCGCTGGAAGTGTTCTGTTACAGCCAGCATTTGCGCGGGCTGATTCGGACTCGGGTGCAGCAACTGGTGTCCGAATGTATTGAACTGCGTCTGTCCAGCACCCGTCAGGAGCCCGGTCGCTTCAAAGCGGTGAAAGTCGCGGGCGAGACCTGGGGATTATTCTTCGAACGCCTGAGCGTGTCGGCCCAGAAACTGGAAAATGCGGTGGAGTTCTACGGCGCGATTTCCAACAACAAATTGCAAGGGCTGCCGGTTCAGGTGGAAACCAATCACATCCATCTGCCGCCGGTGGTGGATGGTGTCGCCAGCGAAGGGATTATCCAGTTCTTCTTTGAAGATCAACATGATAATCAGGGGTTCAATATCTATATTCTGGATGAGTCGAACCGGGTGGAAGTCTATCATCATTGCGAAGGCAGTAAGGAAGAGCTGGTGCGCGATGTCAGCCGTTTCTACTCCTCATCGCACGATCGCTTTACCTACGGCTCCAGCTTCATCAATTTCAATCTGCCGCAGTTCTATCAGATTGTGCAGTTGGACGGCCGCACGCAGGTGATCCCGTTCCGCAGCAGCGCGCTGTCTCATCTGTGCGTCACGCCATCGTCTGAAGACAAAAAGAATCTGGTGCTGAGCCAGCGCTTGCAGATGCTCTGA
- the lptM gene encoding LPS translocon maturation chaperone LptM yields the protein MKTLFRQGALALLVLSLAGCGLKGPLYFPPEQPAPAKKTQQQNTQAPQASSARQ from the coding sequence ATGAAAACTCTTTTTCGTCAGGGCGCGCTGGCATTGTTGGTGTTGTCACTGGCTGGTTGTGGTTTGAAAGGCCCGCTTTATTTTCCGCCAGAGCAACCGGCTCCGGCTAAAAAAACGCAGCAGCAAAATACCCAGGCTCCGCAAGCATCGTCCGCCCGGCAGTAG
- a CDS encoding GNAT family N-acetyltransferase: MSTVFRQATSADDEAFLALALAAYAPVRELGIKFDAAYADIDMVRRHLRSNGVYVMEKDGRLAASVTLRYPWGPNPGPYGLPHIGWFATHPDFKQQGLGKQMLDWLEQAVLKDQLKAPAVTLGTAKQHPWLLEMYRKYGFQEVGQADLGKGHLTIYMRKVLDQDLYHHWEKKHP, translated from the coding sequence ATGAGTACCGTATTTCGTCAGGCCACGTCTGCGGACGATGAGGCATTTTTGGCGCTGGCGCTGGCCGCTTATGCGCCGGTGCGCGAACTGGGCATCAAGTTTGACGCCGCCTATGCGGACATCGATATGGTGCGCCGCCATCTGCGCAGCAACGGCGTGTATGTGATGGAGAAAGACGGGCGTCTGGCCGCGTCTGTCACCCTTCGCTATCCGTGGGGGCCGAATCCCGGCCCGTACGGATTACCGCACATCGGTTGGTTCGCCACCCATCCGGACTTCAAACAACAGGGGCTGGGCAAACAGATGCTGGACTGGCTGGAGCAGGCGGTGCTGAAAGACCAGTTAAAAGCACCCGCCGTGACGCTGGGCACGGCCAAACAGCATCCCTGGTTGCTGGAAATGTACCGGAAATATGGCTTTCAGGAAGTCGGCCAGGCGGATTTAGGGAAAGGACACCTCACGATTTACATGCGAAAAGTCCTGGATCAGGACCTTTATCATCACTGGGAAAAGAAACACCCCTAA
- the hemY gene encoding protoheme IX biogenesis protein HemY, whose amino-acid sequence MLKVFLLFVVLIAGIVVGPMLAGHQGYVLIQTDNYNIETSVTGLVIMLVLFLLAFLAVEWLLRRVFRTGARTRGWFIGRKRTRARQQTKAALLKLTEGDYLQVEKLLTRNADHAEQPVVNYLLAAEAAQQRGDEFRTRQYLERAAEIADTNQLPVDITRVRIQLARNEDHAARHGVDRLLEVAPRHPEVLRLAEQAFLRTHAYSALLDILPAMRKTRLHDESQLDELQQRATIGLMDQAMAEGGSEGLKQWWKNQPRKVRQALPMQVAMAERLIVCDDHVTAQDIIVDGLKQQFDYRLVQLIPRLNAGQPEPLEKLLRLRLKQHNDDALLHSTLGQLLAKHGEWQQASDAFSAALALRPDAYDYAWCADAFDRLKRPEDAARMRRDGLLLTLQPPHDA is encoded by the coding sequence ATGCTGAAGGTATTTCTGCTGTTTGTGGTGCTGATCGCCGGTATCGTAGTGGGGCCGATGCTGGCAGGCCATCAGGGTTACGTGCTGATCCAGACCGACAATTACAACATTGAAACCAGCGTCACCGGGCTGGTTATCATGCTGGTGCTGTTTCTGCTGGCGTTTCTGGCGGTGGAATGGCTGCTGCGGCGGGTGTTCCGCACCGGCGCCCGCACCCGCGGCTGGTTCATCGGCCGTAAGCGCACCCGGGCGCGTCAGCAAACCAAAGCGGCGCTGTTGAAACTGACCGAAGGCGACTATCTGCAGGTGGAAAAACTGCTGACCCGCAATGCCGATCACGCAGAGCAGCCGGTGGTGAACTACCTGTTGGCGGCGGAAGCCGCCCAGCAGCGCGGCGACGAGTTCCGTACCCGACAATATCTGGAGCGGGCGGCGGAAATCGCCGACACGAATCAGTTGCCGGTGGATATCACCCGCGTTCGCATTCAACTGGCCCGTAACGAAGACCACGCCGCTCGTCACGGCGTAGACCGTTTGCTGGAAGTGGCGCCGCGCCACCCGGAAGTCTTGCGGCTGGCGGAACAGGCGTTCCTGCGTACCCACGCCTACAGCGCTTTGCTGGATATCCTGCCCGCCATGCGTAAAACCCGGCTGCATGACGAATCCCAGCTGGATGAATTGCAGCAGCGCGCCACCATCGGTTTGATGGATCAGGCGATGGCGGAAGGCGGCAGCGAAGGGTTGAAACAGTGGTGGAAAAATCAGCCGCGTAAAGTTCGCCAGGCGCTGCCAATGCAGGTGGCCATGGCTGAACGGCTGATTGTGTGTGATGACCACGTCACCGCACAGGACATCATTGTAGACGGGCTGAAGCAGCAGTTTGACTACCGGCTGGTACAGCTGATCCCCCGGCTCAATGCCGGTCAGCCGGAACCGCTGGAAAAACTGTTGCGCCTGCGTCTGAAACAGCACAACGATGACGCGCTGCTGCACAGCACGCTGGGGCAGTTACTGGCGAAGCATGGCGAATGGCAACAGGCCAGCGATGCCTTCTCCGCCGCGCTGGCGTTGCGACCGGACGCCTACGACTACGCCTGGTGCGCCGATGCCTTTGACCGGCTAAAGCGCCCCGAAGACGCGGCCCGCATGCGGCGTGACGGTTTGTTACTGACGCTGCAGCCGCCCCACGACGCCTGA
- a CDS encoding amino acid ABC transporter ATP-binding protein, translated as MISVKNLTKRFGDQVVLNNISLDIAQGEVVAIIGPSGSGKSTLLRCLNLLEKPESGTITIGEQSLDTRRYTGKEEYALRRQTAMVFQNYNLFKNKTALENITEALIVVKKMPKKQADEIGLSLLELVGLLPQAHQYPVTLSGGQQQRVSIARALAVDPKAILFDEPTSALDPERVHEVLQVIQKLAGQNTTMVIVTHEMQFAKEVADRVIFMADGHIVEQGPAEKVISFSDNPQTRRFLRQLTNIQEPSEFDI; from the coding sequence ATGATTAGCGTAAAAAACCTGACCAAACGTTTTGGCGACCAGGTGGTGCTGAACAACATCAGTCTGGATATCGCCCAGGGCGAGGTGGTGGCGATCATCGGGCCGTCCGGCTCGGGCAAATCCACCCTGTTGCGTTGCCTGAATCTGCTGGAGAAGCCGGAATCCGGCACCATTACCATCGGCGAGCAGTCGCTGGATACTCGCCGTTATACCGGCAAGGAAGAGTATGCGCTCAGACGCCAGACGGCGATGGTGTTCCAGAACTACAACCTGTTCAAGAACAAGACCGCGCTGGAAAACATCACCGAAGCCCTGATTGTGGTGAAGAAAATGCCGAAAAAGCAGGCGGACGAGATTGGGCTGTCGCTGCTGGAGCTGGTGGGGCTGCTGCCGCAGGCGCACCAGTATCCGGTGACGCTGTCCGGCGGCCAACAGCAGCGCGTCAGCATCGCCCGTGCGCTGGCGGTGGACCCTAAAGCGATCCTGTTTGATGAGCCGACCTCGGCGCTTGACCCGGAGCGCGTGCATGAAGTGTTGCAGGTTATCCAGAAACTGGCGGGGCAGAACACCACCATGGTGATTGTGACCCATGAGATGCAGTTCGCCAAAGAGGTGGCGGACCGCGTGATCTTTATGGCCGATGGACACATTGTCGAGCAAGGCCCGGCGGAGAAAGTGATCAGTTTCTCCGACAACCCGCAGACCCGCCGCTTCCTGCGACAGCTGACTAACATTCAGGAACCATCAGAGTTCGATATCTGA
- the hemX gene encoding uroporphyrinogen-III C-methyltransferase — translation MTEHITSSTPSEEVVERAESTPPQKSPPASGAPRHGIVLGAIAIVVSLALSGGVYYYAHQQMTRQSTALTQLQDQLTALQKQQSQAQQQWQQTLDQQAKALSADEQRLATLTRQAGEMQEKLATLANSDSKTWLLAQADFLVKQAGRKLWSDKDVTTAGALLKSADASLADMNDPSLIDVRRAITHDIGMLAGVSQIDFDGIILKVNQLADQVDNLRLADTDSDEAPMEENDSTLSASLSEWRQNLSKSWHNFLSDFITIRRRDDSAEPLLAPNQDVYLRENIRSRLLVAAQAVPRHQNETYRQSLETAATWIRAYFDESDPTTKAFLDQLDALSQQSVAMDVPNELQSQPLLDKLMQTRVRNLLAQPSAKPQEG, via the coding sequence ATGACGGAACACATTACCTCCTCAACGCCCTCCGAAGAGGTGGTCGAACGGGCTGAATCCACTCCTCCGCAAAAATCGCCGCCCGCCTCCGGTGCGCCGCGCCACGGTATTGTGCTGGGCGCCATCGCTATTGTGGTTTCGCTGGCGCTGAGCGGCGGCGTCTACTATTACGCCCACCAGCAGATGACGCGTCAGAGTACCGCACTGACCCAATTGCAGGATCAGTTGACTGCGCTGCAAAAGCAGCAATCACAGGCGCAGCAGCAGTGGCAACAGACTCTGGATCAGCAGGCCAAAGCCCTGAGCGCCGATGAGCAGCGATTGGCGACCCTGACCCGGCAGGCCGGTGAAATGCAGGAAAAACTGGCCACTCTCGCTAACAGCGACTCCAAAACCTGGCTGCTGGCGCAGGCTGATTTTCTGGTCAAACAGGCCGGACGCAAGCTGTGGAGCGATAAAGACGTCACCACCGCCGGTGCCCTGCTCAAAAGCGCCGATGCCAGCCTGGCGGACATGAACGACCCCAGCCTGATCGACGTGCGCCGGGCCATCACCCATGATATCGGCATGCTGGCAGGCGTCAGTCAGATCGACTTCGACGGCATCATCCTTAAAGTGAATCAGTTGGCGGATCAGGTGGACAACCTGCGGCTGGCCGATACCGACTCCGACGAAGCGCCGATGGAAGAAAACGACTCGACGCTGTCGGCTTCGCTGAGCGAATGGCGGCAGAACCTGAGCAAGAGCTGGCATAACTTCCTGTCGGACTTCATCACCATCCGTCGCCGCGACGACAGCGCCGAACCGCTGCTGGCGCCGAATCAGGATGTGTATCTGCGTGAAAACATCCGTTCACGCCTGCTGGTCGCCGCGCAAGCGGTGCCGCGCCACCAGAACGAAACGTACCGGCAATCGCTGGAAACGGCGGCGACCTGGATACGCGCCTACTTTGACGAAAGCGATCCGACCACCAAAGCGTTTCTGGACCAGTTGGACGCGCTGAGCCAGCAGTCGGTGGCGATGGATGTACCGAATGAACTGCAAAGCCAGCCGCTGCTGGACAAACTGATGCAAACCCGGGTCCGCAACCTGCTGGCGCAGCCGTCCGCCAAACCACAGGAGGGCTGA
- a CDS encoding M20 peptidase aminoacylase family protein, translating into MKEHAQHAPLAQFIQAFRHDLHQHPELSNQEFETTRKIRAVLEKEGIRILDLPLKTGLVAEVGGLQDGPLVVVRSDIDALPIEEESGVEFSSKNAGVMHACGHDFHSSAALGAAILLKRIEPELKGTVRILFQAAEETGLGAPEVIAVGALDGATAIFGIHNDPTLPVGVIGGKDGALTAGVDRFEIKIAAKGCHAAKPHEGNDPIIILGQLISSVQTIISRTVPSDNNAVVSITQVHSGSTWNVIPDTAYVEGTVRTFSQAVRDLIEQRFRQIVAGIASTFGAEIEFIWHAGPPSVVNTPRWVDFALQVADDEGFEARRVEASPIGEDFAFYQQKLPGTFMMVGSGGPYALHHPKFRVDDSALFPTAHYLYQLAKQSLEQLPQTA; encoded by the coding sequence ATGAAAGAGCATGCCCAGCATGCGCCGTTGGCGCAGTTTATTCAGGCGTTCCGGCACGATTTGCATCAGCATCCGGAATTGTCCAATCAGGAGTTTGAAACCACGCGGAAAATTCGCGCCGTGCTGGAAAAAGAAGGGATCCGCATTCTGGATCTGCCGCTGAAAACCGGTCTGGTGGCGGAAGTGGGTGGCCTGCAGGACGGCCCGTTGGTGGTGGTGCGTTCCGACATCGACGCCCTGCCGATTGAAGAAGAGTCCGGCGTCGAATTCAGTTCGAAGAATGCCGGCGTGATGCACGCTTGCGGTCACGATTTCCATTCTTCGGCGGCGCTGGGGGCGGCGATTTTGCTTAAACGCATTGAGCCGGAACTGAAAGGCACCGTGCGTATTCTGTTTCAGGCGGCTGAAGAAACCGGGCTGGGCGCGCCGGAAGTGATCGCCGTCGGCGCGCTGGACGGCGCGACCGCCATTTTCGGCATTCATAACGACCCAACGCTGCCGGTCGGCGTGATTGGCGGTAAAGACGGCGCGCTGACCGCCGGGGTGGACCGTTTCGAAATCAAGATTGCCGCCAAAGGCTGCCACGCCGCCAAGCCGCACGAAGGCAATGATCCGATCATTATTCTGGGGCAGCTGATTTCCTCCGTGCAGACCATTATTAGCCGTACCGTGCCGTCCGACAATAATGCGGTGGTGTCGATCACCCAGGTGCACAGCGGCAGCACCTGGAACGTGATTCCGGACACCGCCTATGTGGAAGGAACGGTGCGTACTTTTAGTCAGGCGGTGCGTGACCTGATTGAACAGCGTTTCCGCCAGATTGTGGCCGGCATCGCCAGCACCTTTGGCGCGGAAATCGAATTTATCTGGCACGCCGGACCGCCATCGGTGGTGAACACGCCGCGCTGGGTGGACTTCGCGCTGCAGGTCGCTGATGACGAAGGGTTTGAGGCGCGTCGCGTCGAAGCCAGCCCCATCGGCGAAGACTTCGCGTTCTACCAGCAGAAGCTGCCGGGCACCTTTATGATGGTCGGCTCTGGCGGCCCGTACGCGCTGCATCACCCCAAATTCCGGGTGGATGATAGTGCGCTGTTCCCGACCGCGCATTACCTGTATCAGTTGGCGAAGCAGAGCCTGGAACAACTGCCGCAGACCGCCTGA
- a CDS encoding amino acid ABC transporter permease: MNIDLSYLLKVFPQVLMYLPTTLLLAVVSMLFAIVLGLVLALVRESRFVVVAKLVELYISLFRGIPSLVQLFIIYFGLPQLFPSLNGLSAMTAAIIGFSLKNSAYMAEIFRAALASVDFGQTEAGLSVGMNKAQIYRRIVLPQAMLNALPATGNTFISLIKDTSVAFALGVSELFAEGKMIAAESLRFFETFLVVGLIYWMLIVVYSWLQSQLEKKLSHSRQR; the protein is encoded by the coding sequence ATGAATATCGATCTTTCCTACCTGCTGAAAGTTTTTCCCCAGGTGTTGATGTACTTACCCACCACGCTGTTGCTGGCGGTGGTATCGATGCTGTTTGCCATCGTGCTGGGACTGGTGCTGGCGCTGGTTCGCGAGAGCCGCTTCGTTGTGGTGGCGAAACTGGTTGAGCTCTATATCTCGCTGTTTCGCGGTATCCCGTCGCTGGTGCAATTGTTCATCATCTATTTCGGCCTGCCCCAGCTGTTCCCGTCACTGAATGGCCTGTCCGCCATGACGGCGGCGATTATCGGCTTTAGCCTGAAGAACTCGGCTTATATGGCGGAGATTTTCCGGGCGGCGCTGGCGTCGGTGGATTTCGGGCAAACCGAAGCCGGTCTGTCGGTAGGGATGAACAAGGCGCAGATTTATCGCCGCATCGTGCTGCCGCAGGCGATGCTCAATGCGCTGCCTGCCACCGGCAACACCTTTATTTCGCTGATTAAAGATACCTCGGTGGCTTTTGCGCTCGGGGTGTCGGAACTGTTTGCCGAAGGCAAGATGATCGCCGCCGAATCGCTGCGCTTCTTCGAAACTTTCCTGGTGGTAGGGCTGATTTACTGGATGCTCATTGTGGTTTACTCCTGGCTGCAGTCTCAGCTGGAGAAGAAACTCAGCCACTCACGGCAGCGTTAA
- a CDS encoding amino acid ABC transporter substrate-binding protein, with the protein MTMKKIILPVLALSAAILAAGCDSQNSGEKVLRIGATGQSYPSSFKQDNKLVGFDVEVAETIAKDLNYKVEWVTADFSGLMGQLEASKLDTIANVVAITPARQEKYSFSQPYSYYGSQIVTHKDNANINTLDDLKGKTVAGVLGSNHVNNLKKAFADGSVNIRTYETRDGAMSDALAKRVEGYINSRPILLAEINKRNLPFKLVGEPLVVEQVGFPFHKDQKGDELRKKFDDELNKMRSDGRLKALSVKYFGEDITAGK; encoded by the coding sequence ATGACTATGAAAAAAATTATCCTCCCTGTATTAGCCTTGTCTGCGGCCATTCTGGCGGCGGGTTGCGATTCTCAGAACAGCGGCGAGAAGGTACTGCGTATCGGCGCCACCGGGCAGAGCTACCCGAGTTCGTTCAAACAGGACAACAAGCTGGTTGGTTTTGACGTGGAAGTGGCGGAAACCATCGCTAAAGATTTGAACTACAAAGTCGAGTGGGTGACGGCGGATTTCAGCGGCCTGATGGGGCAACTGGAAGCCAGCAAGCTGGACACCATCGCCAACGTGGTGGCGATTACCCCAGCGCGTCAGGAGAAATACAGCTTCTCCCAGCCGTACAGCTATTACGGCAGTCAGATCGTTACGCATAAAGACAACGCCAACATCAATACGCTGGATGATCTGAAAGGCAAAACCGTGGCGGGCGTGCTGGGTTCCAACCACGTCAACAACCTGAAAAAAGCCTTTGCCGACGGCAGCGTCAACATTCGCACTTACGAAACCCGCGACGGCGCCATGAGCGATGCGTTGGCGAAACGTGTGGAAGGTTACATCAACTCCCGCCCGATCCTGCTGGCGGAAATCAATAAGCGCAACCTGCCGTTCAAGCTGGTGGGCGAGCCGCTGGTGGTGGAGCAGGTGGGCTTCCCGTTCCATAAAGATCAGAAAGGCGACGAGCTGCGCAAGAAGTTTGATGACGAACTGAACAAAATGCGCAGTGATGGCCGACTGAAAGCCCTGTCTGTTAAATATTTCGGCGAGGACATCACGGCGGGCAAATAA
- the hemC gene encoding hydroxymethylbilane synthase, translated as MVDTILRIATRQSPLALWQAHFVQQRLEACHPGLRVELVPMVTRGDVLLDTPLAKVGGKGLFVKELELALLENRADIAVHSMKDVPVEFPEGLGLVTICERDDPRDAFVSNHYDSLDDLPVGACVGTSSLRRQCQLRAHRPDLTVRDLRGNVGTRLSKLDNGDYDAIILAVAGLKRLGLEDRIRTALSPEQSLPAVGQGAVGVECRLDDARTRALLAPLNHDDTATRVLAERAMNTRLEGGCQVPIGSYAELQDGDTLWLRALVGAPDGSRIIYAERRGLRQDAEQLGIALADELLERGARDILQSVYGEASS; from the coding sequence ATGGTAGACACTATTCTAAGAATTGCGACCCGACAAAGCCCGCTTGCGCTGTGGCAGGCCCATTTTGTTCAGCAGCGGCTGGAAGCCTGCCACCCCGGTTTACGGGTGGAACTGGTACCGATGGTCACCCGCGGCGACGTGCTGCTGGATACGCCGCTGGCCAAAGTGGGCGGCAAAGGATTGTTTGTCAAAGAACTGGAACTGGCGCTGTTGGAAAACCGTGCCGATATCGCGGTGCATTCAATGAAGGATGTGCCGGTCGAATTCCCCGAGGGTCTGGGATTGGTCACCATCTGCGAACGTGACGACCCGCGCGATGCTTTTGTTTCCAACCATTACGATTCACTGGACGATCTGCCTGTCGGCGCCTGCGTCGGCACCTCCAGCCTGCGTCGCCAGTGCCAGTTACGCGCCCACCGTCCGGACCTGACGGTCCGCGATCTGCGCGGCAACGTCGGCACCCGTCTGTCCAAACTGGATAACGGCGACTACGACGCCATCATTCTGGCGGTCGCCGGGCTAAAACGCCTGGGTCTGGAAGACCGTATCCGTACCGCGCTCAGTCCGGAACAATCGCTGCCGGCGGTCGGCCAGGGCGCCGTCGGCGTGGAGTGCCGGCTGGACGACGCCCGAACTCGCGCGCTGCTGGCGCCGCTTAACCATGATGATACCGCGACGCGCGTACTGGCCGAGCGCGCCATGAATACCCGGCTGGAAGGCGGTTGTCAGGTTCCTATCGGCAGCTACGCCGAACTGCAGGACGGCGATACGCTGTGGCTGCGGGCGCTGGTGGGCGCGCCGGACGGCAGCCGCATTATTTACGCGGAACGCCGTGGTCTGCGTCAGGATGCGGAGCAGCTCGGCATCGCCCTGGCGGACGAACTGCTCGAACGCGGCGCCCGCGATATTCTGCAATCCGTTTACGGAGAAGCCTCGTCATGA
- the cyaY gene encoding iron donor protein CyaY: protein MNDSEFHQLADTLMLKVEETLDQFDGDADIDYETNGGVMTLSFENGSKIVINRQEPMHQVWLATKGGGYHFDYQHGRWICDRSGSDFMALLAQACTEQSGEEIHFD, encoded by the coding sequence ATGAACGATAGCGAGTTTCATCAATTGGCCGACACGCTGATGCTAAAGGTGGAGGAAACGCTGGATCAATTTGATGGCGATGCGGATATCGATTACGAAACTAACGGCGGCGTGATGACGCTGAGTTTTGAGAACGGCAGCAAAATCGTGATTAACCGGCAGGAACCGATGCATCAGGTGTGGCTGGCGACCAAAGGCGGCGGCTATCACTTCGACTATCAGCATGGCCGCTGGATTTGCGACCGCAGCGGCAGCGATTTCATGGCGCTGCTGGCGCAAGCCTGCACGGAACAGAGCGGCGAAGAGATTCATTTCGACTAA